The following nucleotide sequence is from Triticum dicoccoides isolate Atlit2015 ecotype Zavitan chromosome 7B, WEW_v2.0, whole genome shotgun sequence.
ATGTTGGCGTATATGACACTGGAACCACTCATGCGAGCATTGTCTAGATGTATCTCTTTGGGTTTAAAACTGTGAATTTCAGAGATGCGCTTCTCTGAAAGCATAAAGATGCCATATCAGACTCAACACTTGGCTCAACAAATCATACTGTTCGGTGCAAGTATTCGTACTGCTTTCATGTGCAAATCCAAGTGAGAGTGGTATATTGGTAACCCATATCTGAGTTGAAAACGGGGAAACAGAAGTGTGATTTTAGAGGTGAATACCTTATCCTCCAGCTCATGGTCAGATGCGTATTAGGCGGCAGCATCCTGCTCGTAGGTTGTGGCTCCTCTTCCACCTCCCTCTGCGGCCCGTTGCTAGATGGAAAAGGGAGTGCAGCATCCGTCGTGCGACAGATCGATTGACCCGACTCCCGCCTCTTCCTCGATCTCTCGCCCCCTGCAAGCTTGCGCCGCTGTGGTCCGTGCCCCGGCCGACTCTCCATTTTCTCCTCCTTCATCTCCCCGTGCGCCTCCTGCCTCGCTGCCGCCGCCTGATGCGGCACCCGAGCACAGCGCCTCCTCGACGCCTCGCTGCTGCATCCTCGGAGCACAGCGCCGCCTCCCCGCCTCGATGTCGCCGCCTGATGCGGCGCCCGAGGGCACCGCCGCCTCCACGCCTCGTTGTTGCATCCTTGGAGCGCAGCGCCGCCTCCCCACCTCGCTTCCGCCGCCTGATGCGGCGCCcgagcgcgccgccgcctccccgagcgccGTCTCCCGCGAGCCCACCACCGCCCCGCCGTGCTGGAAAAGGGATAAGATAGAAGACAGGGTCGCGGGCTGAATTCTTGGAAACGTAGGGCTTTTTTATAAAAATGAATCGTTTTTTCAGATCCACTTACATAGGGACGGCGGGTTAAATTCTCATAAAACAGGGGGATTTTTTTGCAAAATGGCCTGCGACGGACGACCAGCAACCCTattctctttattattaggtaaagataaagatatatATTATTATAATATTATattattaattattattattatcattattattattattattattattaggtaaagataaagatgaagataaagataaagatgtggCTCGTCCGATCTCTGCCGCCGCTTTGCTCCCATCTCCGGCGCCCTGCGTCTGCACGCGACCGCTCCATCCTGCTGGGAGGATCATCGCCACATGCATCCACCTCGGCGACGGACGTCGACGACAGGTTTAACCGGAACCCAGCGTGCAGcacatcggcggcggcggccggaacaTGGCCATTGTCAAACCGGCCGGACTTCTGCAATGGCTGCGATTCCAACCAGCTGCTACAGCGGCAGAGGCATCTGTACCTGGCGCTGGATGATTGGGAGAATGGCTTCTCCCTGCACAAGCTCAGCTTGGACGACCTGCTCAGCGGCGACGCCGCCGACGTGGAGCTGCGGCGCCTCCCTGATCCCGTCCTCCGCCTCGCGTTTGTGACGGTCGGTTCAGATCCAAGCTTCCATGCCCTAGGCAGCAACATTGTCGTCAGATCCGACTCGTATCGCTTCAGCAGCCTGACCCTCGTCTACAACACGGAGACGGCTGCGCTGGACATCTGCAACTCTCTCGAGCAGCATCTGCACTGTACGTACCACGCCACGGCCGCTGGCGACAAGCTGTTCACGTTCGATTTCGACAGCAGCAAAGGCCTATACCTTGGCCAGACTCCGTCTACTATCAATGGATGCGGCTACCCTGACGGCAACGAGGTGCCGCGGGGGTGGATCTGGGAGAGAATCCCTGTGCCACCGCCGTTCACCCGCCACGGTGACGGCTACATCTCGGCGACCGCTCTACATCCGGATGGCCGCACCATCTTCGTGTCCGTTAGGAGCGACTTTGCTCTAGGGTCGGACCTAGAGTCGGAGCAAGAGCGGGAGAGGAAGTTGCTGTTGGGTACCTTCTCGTTGGACACGGAGAGCGGTGAGTGGACGCGCCGTGGCGATTGGTGCATGCCGTTCGAGGGCCAGGCACACTACGACGGCGAGCTAGGCGCATGGATTGGCACCAACATGGTCTATAACAAGGAGGACCAGAGCGACCACGAGCACCTCTTCTCCTGCGACGTCCCGGACCTCGGCAAGGGATCCACTCAGGCGCCGGCGTGGAAAGTGGCCACTGAGAAGCTGACCTTCCTCAAGGCATCGTTGAGCTCCACGGATCAGCCTGTGCTTGTCAGCACCGGCGGTGGCATGTTCTCCCTCATTGAGCGCACGATACGCGAGGGATTTGGCTTCACGCACTATAGGGGCGATGGTGACAAGTGGCAACTCCATGCGACCATGTTCCGTGTCAAGTATGGCAAGAATGGCGAGCTTGTGGTCGCGCCGGTCTTGCCTGGTCGGTCATATCTCATGTCCCGCTATCTCGCTAACTTTAAGGTGTCTGCATTTTGGATATGATCCCTATCGACTGTTTTGTCCTTAGCTTGGATTTCATTATTATGTTTTCGAGACCCGAACGAATTTCACGAATTTTTGAtgatttgaattattatttttgcaaATTCAAGCAATATTTGAACGAATATAAACACTAAAATGATGTTCCATCATACTGCTCGAGTCGAGAACCCACAACACCGCATTAGAGAAAAATTACTTGTCGTCGTCGAGGATGCGTCTTGCAGTTTGTCCATCTTGTGAACGAGACAACGATGGGGTGTATTGATGAAGATGTCGATTAAGACCATGTTGATGAGTACATGGTGCCCTGTCCACCCGAGAAGCTGCCCTTGGGCGGCGGTGGTCATGGTGGGtgagcgggaggaggaagatgagcaagaATGTGCATGAGTGATTGTCGGCAGCTCTTCAGGTCCACGACGTTGATGCCGGAGTCTCACCCTCAGACCTACAGTTACGGTAGGTAAATGACATTGTACGTAGGTGAACCTGCAGTGTACGGAAAAGCTATAAAGTATGCCGTCCAAATTTATTTTTCTCAGCAGAAAAAATATTTACACGGAAATATTATTCAAGACATTCTTTTGATCTTTTTTTAGGGGTAAACCTAGTTCTTATTCATCAAAAGCCAATGTTTATGGTTCAGGTCATGAGGTTGGCCAAGCCAGAATGGCGCCCCTGACCTAGAGAGAGAGAACTTGGCTAGACTATATATGTACATCCGAATTGGAAGCAAGACTTTCAAAAGTAAAATTACATTGAAATAAGAATACTTGAAGTCTAATCTCGCCAATGATAGCTCCGTAGTTGCCTCGGCTTCCATTGTTGATATCATCAATCACTTTCTTTGCGTCTGATGCAATGACAAAATTTTGGATGTGAAGATCTTCTTCTAGTGCAATTGCCTCCCGACACACAATCGCCTCCAATGTCGGTGGATCATCAATTGCCACTAGGACAAGTGAAGAACTGCACAAGTATGCGCCAGTACCGTCCCTGCAgaccgctgctgctgctccccTTCTCCTTCTGACGCCGGCGTCGTCGTGTATTTTTGCAAAACCTGGTGGGGGAGCCCTTGTTCGCCTTTGCTGGGTAACGACTGTCGACCCCTGCCTTTGTGTTTGATGGTTTTTGTTGATCGCTTCTAGCTCATCAACGAATCTGTTTATGAAGGAATGTGGTGTTTGCGGGCTTTGAAATATACCTTGCGTCTCGCCGCCCAAATCTCCCATAGAGTGACCGAATGCTTCACAAACATATCATGGGATAGTAACTAAATCGCTGTAAAAATCCACTGCTTGGCACTAGGCTCGGTTGTGGCAATCAGTGTCTGGGCCGGATCATCGGCAACAAGTGATCTTTATATGTTCTCAAATGAAAAGAAAAAACGAGGAATGGAACGAAGCTTCCTCTTCGGCCCAAAGCACAACTCTTTTTTGTGTTTTTAGGATAGCAGAAACATTTCTTCACCAAAAAAAAAATGTCCACATCACGAGCCCCTAAAAAAAATTGGCCACGAGGCTCCATTCAGTATCTCCGATCCCCTCAAAAAAAATATCAGTTATCTCCAAGGGCTCCAACTGCTACcgagaaaaaaagagaaacaaaTCTCCATGGCTGCCGGCTCCGGCGGGGTTCGTTCCATCATGAGCGAGGACGGCGACGAGCCGGCGCCTCGCCGCCTGCGAGCTTCCCCTTCCGGCGCGCCGCCGAACAGCGGCGACATCCTGTGGGAGATCTTCCTCCGCCTGCCCGCACTGCCCTCCTCCCTCCCGCGCGTCTCCCTCGTCTGCAAGCGgtggcgccgcctcgccgccgaccctgTTTTCCTCCTCCGCTTCCGCGATCGCCACCGGAAGGCCCCGCTCCTGGGGCTCTTCAAGGAGTACGGAGGGTGGGTCTCCTTCACCCCCGTCCTCGCCCGCCCCGATCGCGTGCCCCGCCAGCGCCTCTCCATGCGGATCGACTACGGCGGCGCCGCCGACTCCTACCCCTACCACGGCACGCTCCTCGGGTGCCGCCACGGGCGCGTCCTCATCGTCGACCATCGGCGTCGCGAGGCCCTCGTGTGCGACCCCGTCACAGGCGACCAGCGCCGCGTCGCCCTCCCACCGAGTTCGGCGCGGGCAACATGGCCCACGGGGCCGTTCTCTGTGCCGACGGCGACTCCGGGCACGTGCACGGGGGCTGCCACTCGAGCCCCTTCAAGGTGGTAATGGTGCAGACCTTCTCCAGAGGGAAATATGATTCCCGAGCCCGCGCCCATGTCTACTCGTCGGAGGCCGGCATGTGGGGCAACCTCGTCTCGGCGCCGGAACGATTAGAAGGCGGTTATGTCGATTTCTGCCGCCCTTCCGTCCTCGCTGGCAATTCCATTTACTGGTGGATCCATGGCTCCTATGACATGGAGATACTTGAGTTCGATATATTGGTAGGCAGAGCCTAGCCGTGACCCAAAAACTTCCTGTTAGAGATATCCAGAAATCGAAAGCTTTCATTCACATCATCCAGGCAGTGGATGGCAGTGTTGGCTTCGCCATGTTGTCGTACCCAAGCCTCGAAATGTGGGACCTGAAAGTCGATTGCGATGGTGGCGCCACATGGTTTCCGCGGAACACCATGAATCTCGAGCTCATGCCAAATACGAGGGCTGCGGAAGCTGCTATAGTCGGGTATGTGGAGGATGACGATGCAATTCTTATAAAGTTCAACAACGACGTCTTCATGGTTCAACTTGAGACAATGGAGTCAAGGAAACTTTGCGAAAGCATTGTGAGGCACCAATACCATCCTTTCACAAGTTTGTATTCTTCAGGTAAATAGCTCATCCTTACATTGTTGGAGTAACCCTGATCCTATTATGCGTCACACATGGCTGCTGTATTACCTTTACCCTGCTTTGAAGTTTTCTCTAACAACTTAAACTTGTGCATCATTTTTCTTTCTGCTTTGATGAATGAAGTTAAAATAGTTGTGTTGTGTTCTTCAGGTTATCATTCAAATTGGACTTAGTGTCGCGGTTTTACAACACTTATTATCGGATCAGAGGGAGTAGCTTTCTTTAGATATCGCAATCTATTTTGACCCGCTTACATTCTTTATAGAACCACTACGAAATTTGGCAAATTTGTTCAAGACAAGTGAAGTCAGAGGCACTTTACCTCCATGGTAAATAATATTGTGCTCTAAGGGGGACATCATCGCTTTACCTTGCGCAGCTTTTCTTACCAGCAGATTTTATAATAGAAATGTCATTACAGATGGCAAATTTACTTGAAATCAAAGCTTGATGCTTCATTCGTAAGTAAAAATGCACTTTCTGTGAATACTACCCTGGCAATTATAAAGAATATGACAGAATGATATATCAAAACTTATCTTATTCCGAGTTAACTGCTGATAAGTAGAAATCAACTTGTATTGTAATACTTGCAACCTGTGAACCCATTTGGTCCTTTGTGAAATATATTGACTGGTAGGCAGTTGATAAGTTAACATGATATATAATTTATATATAGTAGTTTTACACATCTCTGtacagtttctgttttttattagGATGCTCTGTGTTGGATGTGGCTGCCACATTCAGATCATTTTTTAACAGCTCGTGATGTACAACAATTAAGTGCTTAGAAACACTCGCCAAAAAAAAGGTGTTTAGAAACGATATGAATAACAGAATGCCTTTTTCCAATTTATCCATTCTGTGTGAAGCTAGTCTTACTGTTGTCTTAGAGAGAACAGAGACACCTATTGATTTATGTGAAACTAGATTTTCTTGTTTAGTACACTTATCACATGATTCCTCTGATCAATAGAGTGATTGCGGTTGGACTGGCATTGGTGCAGTCTTGTGTAAATTCAACCAGTCACAGATCAGATCAGTATAATAGAGTCCATCAATTCACCCACCGATTCTGAGATATCCTGAGGCCTGATGTATATATACTCGGGGTAGCAGTAGGGAGATAAATTTGATGAATATCATAACATTTTATTTTGAGCACAAGAAAGTGCAACAGCCTTTGCCCAAATAAAAGCAGGAGAATGCAGTAGTACATTTACGAGGAAGTTAGGTCGCTTATTTTACTTTCTATACGGATGTTTCTGTCTCGATAGTGATTATCTGTTTTTGGATTGCAAGCAGGGGAGTTTGGTCGCTGCAGAGGTCTGGATAGCATGCCGAGCCCAGCAGATCCTGCCATCCCGACGAGCATAGCAGCTCCACCAGTCATCAAGGCACCAGAGCAACAGGCTTGGACATTCCAGCATGTACCAAGGAAGCGTAGGAGTTGATGGTGAGTTTGGTACTGTGATGCCTGTCGAGTTCGCTGGCTTAGAAGAGCGGAGTCACTACTACACGGCGGATGCATCAGAACAACACCGTTTCAGCTTCTTGGAGAATTGTCGATATCTTCACAGTAGGATGATATAATGTACTAGTATGATCCTCCCACACACGCATTTTTCTTCTTCTCTCGGAGCCCTCCCCTCACTATTTGCTTCTCCATTAACAATACTGAACTATCCTATATGGTCTAGTGGTAGACACCTTGGTTGGAGCTGTGGCCGACCCAGGACTCATTCCCCCTATAAGAATAAGACGGGGAGCTTCTTTTCCTCCTTTGTCATCATTTTCTTATAATACTGCAAACTCTTGCGATCTGGATTTTTGAGTGCCCTTGTTTTAGGGTTAGTCGGGTTTTTTATTAGGCTTGAAGAACAGTCCTGAACCAGTGGTGCAATAATCTTCACTTATGCCAAGAGGTCATGGGTTCGACGTGCCCTCTATGCAGTGGCGNNNNNNNNNNNNNNNNNNNNNNNNNNNNNNNNNNNNNNNNNNNNNNNNNNNNNNNNNNNNNNNNNNNNNNNNNNNNNNNNNNNNNNNNNNNNNNNNNNNNNNNNNNNNNNNNNNNNNNNNNNNNNNNNNNNNNNNNNNNNNNNNNNNNNNNNNNNNNNNNNNNNNNNNNNNNNNNNNNNNNNNNNNNNNNNNNNNNNNNNNNNNNNNNNNNNNNNNNNNNNNNNNNNNNNNNNNNNNNNNNNNNNNNNNNNNNNNNNNNNNNNNNNNNNNNNNNNNNNNNNNNNNNNNNNNNNNNNNNNNNNNNNNNNNNNNNNNNNNNNNNNNNNNNNNNNNNNNNNNNNNNNNNNNNNNNNNNNNNNNNNNNNNNNNNNNNNGCCCAGGTTGGCCCCCATGAAGCTCCGCCACTGCCTCTATGCATTGCATTGTGCTAGGATAAGGCATGGCTCGTATAATTCTTCCCGAAACCCCACCTAGTGTGGAAGCTTCTAGCACAAGGTCTGTCCTTAAACCCCATTATCCATTATttgttatttttttcctttttttcatatgTGATTTTTTCTTTTTAATTGATTTTATTTTTCCTTATGATTATTTCTGGGATGTTGGGTCATTTGAATCTTCGTCATGCGGTAGAGAAAGATTTGTCATTCACTATTGAGTTCTTCCTCCgtccttgaaagagtgtacttctaactttgttgaaaagtcaaacttttttatgtttggccgtatttatacaataatagaccaacatttatgcaatcaaattagtagcattagattcatgataaaatatattttcgtcatatacctatttggtttcataAGCATTGACATATTTTcgcacaaactcggtcaaactttgatatagtttgaccctccaacaaagttgaAAGTACATTCTTTCAAGGACAGAGAGGGTATGCATATATGTTATATTAGACTGGCAAGGTGTTTAGATATGCATGACACATCAATATTTAAATTTAAATCACCACTCAAAATTATCAAAAGAGTCTTAAAAGGCATAACAATGAGACTTTGGTTTTCCCTCTCCAATTACCTATAGCAATAATAAATCATAAAAACATATATGGAAAAGTACATCCACGCAAAATCTTCTAACAATGGCTACTAATTTTTTTTATGCTTGGAACTTTATACGGACAACAACAACTAAATTTTTGTCTCGAAGACCATGCCAAAtttaaaagcaacacatgaaaaatatATATAAATGTAGCCGCGCAAATGTGCGGGTCACACTCACAGTTATATGTATTATATAGGACTGAGAGGAAGtactatgtactccctctgtaaagaaatataagagcgaagTAGTGATTTaaatactcttatatttctttgcGGAGGGAGTAGGAGGCATGAaaggttttctttcttttttccaaaaatagaataaggtgagagtgaactttcaaaaaaaattgtaATAAAAAGAGTTGGTAAATGGGGTTGAAGTGAGCGAACCGAGGCGGGAGCTCCTATTTGATCTCCTGCTATGCAGGAGACAACCTTCGCCAGTGCGACCAACGATAGTTGTTGACAAACTTGTAGTGCCGGATTTAAAGAACTAAAAGGAGTAGCGAAACTTGAACTTTGGTTAAGAAATTACGaacaaaattcctttcaaacatgtTTTTCAATTATGGACGAAATTAAGAAATTACGAACAAAAACGACCAAAGTTTgaaaattttctgatttttttaattttgaacaaaaatttaaaatcccgaacattttttgaatttagagaacaaaCTTTTCAAATTGGGAACAAAATTTGAACATAAATATTTTCTAAaagtacgaacattttttgaatcttgagaacaaattttgaaacaaagaacaattttggacaatttcttaaagcatgaacattttttgaatcttgagaagaaatttatgaatgaaaagaacattttttgaacaaaatccagaacattttttaatttagagaacaaaattttcaaattgagaacaaaatttgaacataaatattttctaaaagtacgaacattttttgaatcttgagaacaaattttgaaacgaagaacaaatttggacaatttattaaagcatgaacattttttgaatcttgagaacaaatttatgAATGAAAAGAACATTTTTTTGAACAAACTTGTtcacgaacatttttcaaaattttgaacatttttgtaaaagcgcgaacatttttttgaaagagaaaacataaacttgaaaaacaaaaaagaaaaaaagaaaagtaaaagaaacagaaatagaaaaacaaggaaaataaaaagccggttcaggaaccttctagaaggttctcaaAACTGGAAAAAACCCAGctgggaaccttctagaggttcccaaaaccgggagcGCTGGAACGGTTAAACgggccggcccgttgcgtcgctgcTCGGTCGCTCGCCTATGCGAAGCGCCGGCAGTTTGACGCAACAAGCGGCATATAGAATTTTCCAACCGAGGCACCCCGAGCACAGAACAAGTACTAGGCGACTGGGCTACGGCTGGGGAACATTTGCCACAACGCAGATGCCTGAAAGGCTTGTGGGCCTTCCTTTCAAGTACGGCAGAGGTGACATCAGGCCTTTCTTGTTACCGAGAGATAACAACCCGTTGTACGTTTTCCAGCGGGACCGACCCTTTGCCACGGGCTTCTAGCCCGACAACAAACCCCATAGGCCAACTCTTTAGCCCGACCTAGCTGGAGTAACAAGCGCGCGCTATCAGTGACTCGGCTGAAAAAAAAGctgaagctcgcgagctaaacgagtagctcgtgactcggctcgaatcgactcaaACTCGAAcaataacgagtcgagccgagttttagtttaagatcgtttacaaGCCGAGTTAAACGAGCCGATCTCACAAGTACTCGTataactcgttaggctcggtaaAAGAATCATTGTTTCTTGATGGGTAGTAAAAAACGGCCACTAAACACCTTGCGTCCAAGCACAAGGCCCAACCGCTCAAGGCCTAGTCATCCTGGAGACTATATATGCACATATTTAATTTCCAGTTAATCTTTTTCTCGTATTCGTaaggttttatgttcatatctttaacgagcttaaaaAGCTAAACAAGCCAGCTAGTTAGTTATAGAGCCAATCTTagatttgagctcgttatagtaacgagtcgagccgagctagctcgttaatgaaacgagGTTTAGCGAGTCGAGTCGACctagctcgactcggctcgaattccacccTAGCTACCACGCTCGGCCGAAGTGATTGGAGAGTGTTAGGCGTATAAGCTGGTGGGAGTCGCAGTCGTCTAGCAAGTAGCAAGGTGGTACTATTAAGTTTGTGAGCCATGCGTGAGTCCCCTTAAAAAAACATCTGGTCTGATTAGCCTTATTATTATCTCCTCGGCGTGCATGAGACGTACGAGCTGGGTCACGTTTGTGAGCCATGCGTGAGTCCAACAAACACACGCTTGCACAAACCGATATCCTAGCCAGTCACTACTCTCTGCCAACAGAGTAAGTGCTAGTGACTAACTGCCGTGCGGCAAACAAAACGTGCGCTTGCTAGCTAGCTCTAACTACTTTAGTTGATAAAAGGAATTGCCATCTAAACGGTGATCTTTTTTGAACGTAGACGCTAgtcgcgtccggctttaaattaataaagccacaaaggcaGCATCCAAGGTTTGCACATCACACACAACACAAAACAGTCTCAACAGGCTACATCAGCCACGCACAAGACGACGAATAGAACTGCAAACGGGGGGCCCGACCCACTGTAGCTCACAGACTAGACCTCAAAAGGGAACATCAGACGCTTCAATTCGCTTGCCGCAGACTTGGGATACATGTAGCGATCTGCTCCATAGTGCTCTTCATAAGGTCGGCATCACATTGCTTCCCTAGCGGTGCCTAGCTCTGTaaaaataaatggcatttgaaaataACATCAGTCGGATTAGACGGAAACTTGTTCTCCATAGTCATTTTGTTACGCACAGTCCAAAGGGACCAAAGCAATGCTCCCACGCAAATCCACACAATCCTGGCTTTGGCACCCCTCTGCGCCTGTAAAATAGCTAACAACTCGGTCCCAGTTCGAGGATTCCAATTCTGGGAAAACCTGTCGCACCGCGCTCCAGGCAAAGCGAGCCAGTGCGCATTGGAACATGGCGTGGTTCGCATCCTCCAGCGACTCACATACCGCACACGTCCCGTCCGAGGGGCCGTTGCGTTTAGTCACGTTAACGGCCGTCGGTAACCTATTGCGGAATAATTGCCACATGAAAATCTTAATCTTTAGCGGCACCCTGGCCTTCCAAAGGTTCCTGGCAATATCTAAAGCAGGGCCCTCCGTCAGCCTATTGTATAGGGACTTCACCGTGAATTTACGAGACGCCGACAGGTCCCAAGAGACAACATCCTCATCCAGATTCATAGTAGTGTGTCCCACTCGCGCCTGAAGCAAGTCCCAACTTGCTATTTCCGCCGCGTTCAATTGTCTCAGGAAGTGAATTGCAGGAGGCGTCGAGCGTAAAGCCTGGCCCACCAGAATTTGCGTGTCCGCCGTCAGCTGGTATAACAGCGGAAATTCCTGCCACAGCGGTCTGTCGCCCAACCAACGGTCCAACCAGAACCTAGTCGATCTGCAGTTATTCACCTCGAATCTCGCCCCTAACGAGAAGGCCGGCCTAACCGCCTGGAGCCCATTAAAAAACGGCGAGCCCGCAGCCTTGGCAGTAAATACATTTCCGTCCGGGAAGTATTTTGCCCGCAAGAGGTCTGCCCATAGACCCCCTTCCTTAGACGCTAACTTCCACCACCATTTGGTCAGCAAAGCCACATTCATAAGTTTGGAATTAGTGATCCCTAACCCACCATACTTCTTAGGGCGACACACCGCCGCCCATTTTAGCATATGATATTTCTTTTTAAGTCCCGCTCCCTCCCAAAAGAATATGGAGCGCGGTGTATCTAACTTCCCATGCACCCCATCTGCCAACAAGAACATACCCATCGTAAACAGAGGGAGGGAAGACAGACTCGAATTGGTGAGAATCAATCGAGCCGCCGAAGACAAAAAACGTCCCCGCCAAGGACTAACCCTATTGGCGACTTTACCATACAACGGTTCCCATTCGGAGATGGCAAGCTTTTTATGCGAGATCGGTAGCCCCAGATACTTAATTGGAAAACTCCCTAGTTTACAATTAAGGAGGTTAGCT
It contains:
- the LOC119335491 gene encoding uncharacterized protein LOC119335491, which codes for MLSYPSLEMWDLKVDCDGGATWFPRNTMNLELMPNTRAAEAAIVGYVEDDDAILIKFNNDVFMVQLETMESRKLCESIVRHQYHPFTSLYSSGEFGRCRGLDSMPSPADPAIPTSIAAPPVIKAPEQQAWTFQHVPRKRRS